A single genomic interval of Equus quagga isolate Etosha38 chromosome 19, UCLA_HA_Equagga_1.0, whole genome shotgun sequence harbors:
- the PHF5A gene encoding PHD finger-like domain-containing protein 5A gives MAKHHPDLIFCRKQAGVAIGRLCEKCDGKCVICDSYVRPCTLVRICDECNYGSYQGRCVICGGPGVSDAYYCKECTIQEKDRDGCPKIVNLGSSKTDLFYERKKYGFKKR, from the exons ATGGCTAAACATCACCCGGACTTGATCTTTTGCCGCAAGCAGGCTGGTGTTG CCATCGGAAGACTGTGTGAAAAAT GTGATGGCAAGTGTGTGATCTGTGACTCCTATGTGCGTCCCTGCACCCTGGTGCGCATATGTGATGAGTGTAACTACGGCTCTTACCAGGGGCGCTGCGTGATCTGTGGAGGCCCCGGCGTCTCTGATGCCTATTACTGTAAGGAGTGCACCATCCAGGAGAAGGAT AGAGATGGTTGCCCAAAGATTGTCAATTTGGGGAGCTCTAAGACAGATCTCTTCTATGAACGCAAAAAATATGGTTTCAAGAAGAGGTGA
- the TOB2 gene encoding protein Tob2, protein MQLEIKVALNFIISYLYNKLPRRRADLFGEELERLLKKKYEGHWYPDKPLKGSGFRCVHIGEIVDPVVELAAKRSGLAVEDVRANVPEELSVWIDPFEVSYQIGEKGAVKVLYLDDSEGCVAPELDKEIKSSFNPDAQVFVPIGSQDSSLSNSPSPSFGQSPSPTFIPRSAQPITFTTASFAATKFGSTKMKKGGGAASGGGVAGSGSGGQQPSQQQPRMARSPTNSLLKHKSLSLSVHSLNFITASPAPQSQLSPNAKEFVYNGAGSPSLFFDGADGQGSGTPAPFGGSGAGTCNSSSFDVAQVFGGGTNSLFLEKTPFVEGLSYNLNTMQYPSQPFQPVVLAN, encoded by the coding sequence ATGCAGCTGGAGATCAAGGTGGCCCTGAACTTCATCATCTCCTACTTGTACAACAAGCTGCCCCGGCGCCGGGCAGACCTGTTTGGGGAGGAGCTAGAACGCctcttgaaaaagaaatatgaaggcCATTGGTACCCTGACAAGCCACTGAAGGGCTCTGGCTTCCGCTGTGTCCATATTGGGGAGATAGTGGACCCTGTGGTGGAGCTGGCCGCCAAGCGGAGTGGCCTGGCAGTAGAGGATGTGCGGGCCAATGTGCCTGAGGAGCTGAGTGTCTGGATTGACCCTTTTGAGGTGTCCTACCAGATTGGTGAGAAGGGGGCTGTCAAAGTCCTGTACCTGGATGACAGTGAGGGCTGTGTTGCCCCAGAGCTGGACAAGGAGATCAAGAGCAGCTTCAACCCCGATGCCCAGGTATTTGTGCCCATCGGCAGCCAGGACAGCTCCCTGTCCAACTCCCCATCGCCATCCTTTGGCCAGTCACCCAGCCCCACGTTCATCCCCCGCTCTGCCCAGCCCATCACCTTTACCACTGCCTCCTTCGCTGCCACTAAGTTTGGCTCCACCAAGATGAAGAAGGGTGGTGGGGCAGCGAGTGGTGGGGGTGTGGCCGGCAGCGGGTCAGGTGGCCAACAGCCCTCCCAGCAGCAGCCGCGCATGGCCCGCTCTCCCACCAACAGCCTGCTGAAGCACAAGAGCCTCTCTTTGTCTGTGCATTCACTGAACTTCATCACGGCCAGCCCCGCCCCTCAATCCCAGCTCTCGCCCAACGCCAAGGAATTTGTGTACAACGGCGCTGGCTCTCCCAGCCTCTTCTTCGATGGGGCTGATGGCCAGGGCAGTGGCACCCCAGCCCCCTTTGGGGGCAGTGGGGCTGGCACCTGCAACAGCAGCAGCTTTGACGTGGCCCAGGTGTTCGGAGGTGGCACCAACAGCCTCTTCCTGGAGAAGACGCCCTTTGTGGAAGGCCTCAGCTACAACCTGAACACCATGCAATATCCCAGCCAGCCGTTCCAGCCTGTGGTGCTGGCCAACTGA